The Vicia villosa cultivar HV-30 ecotype Madison, WI linkage group LG1, Vvil1.0, whole genome shotgun sequence genome includes a region encoding these proteins:
- the LOC131627819 gene encoding ubiquitin-like domain-containing protein CIP73, with product MEGQSSNEGSSTGNVSADSSDSTVQLNIETLDSRIYSFQVEKNIPVSLFKEKIASEIGVPVNQQRLIFRGKVLKDEHVLSEYHVENGHTLHLVERQPNPPQTSGAGSVETTSTNSNRGNGAGSGAPRNRVGQISHSVVLGTFNVGEQVEGTAQDLTRVCLCILCIYLQYLILML from the exons ATGGAGGGACAATCTTCTAATGAAGGTTCCAGTACCGGCAATGTCTCAGCAGACTCTTCTGATTCAACTGTTCAGCTCAATATTGAAACTTTAGATTCCCGCATCTACAGTTTTCAAGTTGAAAAAAAT atACCCGTTTCCTTGTTCAAAGAAAAAATTGCTAGTGAAATAGGTGTACCGGTTAATCAGCAACGACTCATATTTAGAGGAAAAGTCCTCAAGGATGAACATGTCCTTTCTGAGTATC atgttgagAATGGGCATACGTTGCATTTAGTTGAAAGACAGCCAAATCCGCCTCAGACTTCTGGTGCGGGTTCCGTTGAGACAACTAGTACAAACAGTAACCGAG GAAACGGTGCTGGATCAGGAGCTCCTCGTAACCGTGTTGGCCAAATTTCACACAGCGTGGTTCTTGGGACTTTTAATGTGGGGGAACAAGTTGAAGGCACTGCTCAAGACCTTACTAGGGTTTGTTTATGCATTCTCTGCATCTATCTTCAGTATCTAATACTTATGCTTTAG